TGGTGCTGAAGTACTCACCCCTTTGCTCGACATTTCAAATAACACGGTGCAAGATTTTCTATAAAAGATAcattgcattttcacattttccacttgcataacaattaaaactttaaaaagttaaattaaatattacatattaaaaCTGACTATAAGAAAATCAAAGTGTTACCACAAATATACATAACAGAGGGTTTAACATGCTGTCATGTCTACCATGAGCAGTAATGAAACTAACCACTAAAGAGGTTTGGGTCCAAATCACCTGGCAGAATGCGGCACAGCTGTTCCCATTGATTCATTTGGAGAAGAAGCTGTAAAAGGCAAACAACAAGCCTACAGACCTATGGATCCTTGATCAGCTATTGACTGTGATTCTCAAATGGTCTCTGTTTACAGTGCGTGTTTCTGGTTCAGTTCTGAGATTTTGTCTTGTGTCTGCCTGACTGCTGTGTCCCTGTCCTAGTCCTGTGTCTCAGCCATGTTTAGGCAACCTTGTTCTTCCTGTTTACCTTCTTATTGTTACTTTGATATTTCTGCATCTTTCTTTTTGTATTACTTCTATACTGTTTGTACACCTGTttagtgtgtttttctttctttagatAGTGTAAAAGTAATGTTATCATGCTTGCTCTGAGAGAAGGACGGACTCAGGTACAGAGTAAAGAGATGCGAAGTTTAATAAATCCAAATCGGTATCCAAAAACAGGTCGTggggcaggcgtgggtcaggcgatcggcAGACGGTATACAAAGGACAAGACAAAGAGCGTGGTCAGAAAACAAAGCCAAAGGTCGGTCTTGGGCTGGGTTCACTGTGGCAACTTCGTACGGGAAACAAGAGAGGCAAAACTAGGTTCCGCACCCCAGCTTGCGCGTCGTCCCTCTTTATGCTCACTTCCATCAGGAAATGGCAGGTGTTGCCGATGCGGTGGGTGCGcaggacgtgacagtaccccccctcaACGGGCGGCCccgatggtccctgtggaagacAGCAATCAGCTCTGGGTCAAGAACATCAGAAGCAGGCACCCATGACCATTCTTCCggcccatacccctcccagtccaccagatactgcAGCCGACCCCTTCGTCTTCAagagtccagcagggcccgGACCCTGTACGTATTGTTGCCATCCAGAGGCAGCGGAGGGGAGGGCGTGGTGTCTCCCGGTGGCTGGTGTAGAGATACTCCCACTGGCTTCAACAGGGAGACATGGAATGTGGGATGCACTCGGAGGTCTGGCGGTAACAGGAGATGGTAGGTAACTGGTGTGACCCTGCGTAGGACCTTGAAAGGGCCGATGTATCGGGGTCCGAGTTTTTTCGAGGGGGTCTTCAGATGGAAATCCCTAGTCTAAAGCCATACCCTTTGGCCAGGAACGAATGTGAGGGTTCGGCGGTGTCAGTGGGCTTGgtgtttgtgtctttctgcactgcggagcaggtggtcCCGGACTGTTCTCCATACGAGCGCACTCTCGCGGTGCCAGGTCTCCACAGCCAGGACCGGACTCTCTGGGGTTTCTCTGGGGAAGAGAACAGGTTGGTATCCTAGAATACATCGAAAGGGTGAGATCCCAGTGGAAGTATGCTGGGCGGAGTTGTGAGCATACTCGGCCCAAGCCAGGTACCGGGCCCATTGGTGCGGTTGCTGGGAACAATGGGCTCGGAGATACTATGACCTGGTGCAGTCGTTCTACCTGACCATTGGCCTGCGGATGGTACCCCGAGGTGAGGCTAACTGTTACTCCCAGCCGTCTCCAGAAGGCTTTCCACACCCGGGAGGTAAACTGGGATCCTCTATCAGAAATGATGTCTTCTGAGAGCCCGTACAGCTTAAACACTTGCTCGAAAAGGATCTCCGCGACCTCCAAAGCGGCAGGTAACTGGAGAAGCGGTCCACTACGGAGAGTATCACTGCCTTACCCGCGGAGATCGGAAGGtccaccaggaaatccagagccacatgggtccagggtctgGTCGGTGCCGGATAAGGTTCCAGGAGGCCCGCGGCCTTCTCGGGCAGGGTACGGGTCTGGGCGCAGACGGCGCAAGCCTGCATGAAGTCTCGGACATCATCAGACatggaaggccaccagaaccgtccctGCAACAGAGGAAGGGTGCGCCGGATACCTGGATGTCCCGCTTCCGGGCTCTCGTGCACCCATTTCAACACTGCCGTACGGTGTGTACTGGGCACATAGACTCGTCCTGCGGGTTTGCCTGGTGGTTCAGGCTCACGTGTCTGTGCGTCTTGTACATCCTGCAGCAGTTGCCAGTGGATTGGgcccaccacacaccccttgGGTAGAATCCCCTCTGGATTAGGGGGCACAGGATCGGGGTCGTGCAGCCGGGAGAGGGCATCTGCTTTTGTGTTCTTGGAGCCTGGGCGATAGGACACGGTAAAATGGAATCTTGTAAAAAACAAGGCCCAACGGGCCTGACGGGAGTATAACCTCTTAGTAGTTTCGAGGTATTCAAGGTTCCTGTGATCTGTTAGCACCAGAAAGGGATGGACAGCCCCTTCTAACCAATGACGCCACTCCTCTAGAGTGAGTTTAATCGCAAAGAGTTCCAGATTTCCAATGTTATAGTTACATTCTGCTGGAGTCATCTttctggagaagaaggcacaggggtacagcttTGGcgggtccccttgcctctgggacaggacagCCCCGACTTCCACGGACGATGCATCTACCTCAACCATGAAGGGCAAGGACGGGTCGGGCTGTCTCAGTACCAGAGCAGAGGTGAACCGGGCCTTCAATTCCTGGAAGGCCCTCTCTGCTGCC
The window above is part of the Scleropages formosus chromosome 19, fSclFor1.1, whole genome shotgun sequence genome. Proteins encoded here:
- the LOC114909175 gene encoding uncharacterized protein LOC114909175; the encoded protein is MVEVDASSVEVGAVLSQRQGDPPKLYPCAFFSRKMTPAECNYNIGNLELFAIKLTLEEWRHWLEGAVHPFLVLTDHRNLEYLETTKRLYSRQARWALFFTRFHFTVSYRPGSKNTKADALSRLHDPDPVPPNPEGILPKGCVVGPIHWQLLQDVQDAQTREPEPPGKPAGRVYVPSTHRTAVLKWVHESPEAGHPGLRRLRPDPYPAREGRGPPGTLSGTDQTLDPCGSGFPGGPSDLRGGSQFTSRVWKAFWRRLGVTVSLTSGYHPQANGYQPVLFPRETPESPVLAVETWHRESALPVGVSLHQPPGDTTPSPPLPLDGNNTYRVRALLDS